The following proteins come from a genomic window of Rutidosis leptorrhynchoides isolate AG116_Rl617_1_P2 chromosome 10, CSIRO_AGI_Rlap_v1, whole genome shotgun sequence:
- the LOC139873159 gene encoding cyclin-dependent kinase inhibitor 7-like, with protein sequence MDNNNRCKITDQILGTQSHGGVRRSRETDITSSGSDKKRKFNHRDQENAIHLENHCRSEYIVNSPDNAVFPAESGSSDHVSSSSFESDLSLDLKAELRSETSMCSNAGFSKETSASSEIICLDSSEMESSSTLKKKPKAKSAAVSCHKSVTVSNCPTDAEINEFFAIAEKKEQKRFMDKYNYDIVNDVEMEGRYQWVRLKP encoded by the exons ATGGATAACAACAACAGATGCAAAATCACAGATCAGATTTTAGGTACACAATCACACGGCGGCGTACGGCGGAGCAGAGAAACTGATATCACAAGCTCCGGTTCTGATAAGAAACGAAAATTTAATCATCGAGATCAGGAGAATGCGATTCATCTGGAAAATCACTGCCGAAGTGAATACATCGTGAATTCGCCGGATAATGCTGTTTTTCCGGCGGAATCCGGTAGTTCTGATCATGTTTCCTCGTCTTCTTTCGAAAGTGATTTGAGCTTAGATCTGAAG GCGGAGCTTCGTTCTGAAACCTCCATGTGTAGCAACGCCGGTTTCAG TAAGGAGACTAGTGCATCTAGTGAAATTATTTGTCTAGATTCAAGCGAAATGGAGTCATCTTCAACGTTGAAGAAAAAACCGAAAGCTAAATCGGCAGCCGTTTCGTGTCATAAGTCGGTGACAGTGTCGAATTGTCCTACGGATGCCGAGATCAACGAGTTTTTCGCCATAGCCGAAAAGAAGGAACAAAAACGATTCATGGACAA GTACAATTATGATATCGTGAATGATGTAGAGATGGAAGGTAGGTACCAGTGGGTTAGATTAAAGCCATAA